One Tunturibacter gelidoferens genomic region harbors:
- a CDS encoding arginine--tRNA ligase, whose protein sequence is MYRTIQQSLLARIQAILLAKYDVTLTNLVVEQPPSIALGELALPVAFELAKRLRKAPRAIATELAAELTAALPTLEGVASVEVAGAGYLNIHLDRAAAVRRIAADQHADIGGPGFRLVEHTSINPNKAAHIGHLRNAILGDTFQRLLRPDTFKTGYEVGVQNYIDNTGVQVADVVVGLVYLEGKTLTSTRELLTELLETNQRIDFYCWDLYARVSQWYTADPEHIDARKQIRLDTLHALEIGNNDTADIADLISTAILRRHLETMQRLNIEYDFLPRESEILSLHFWDAARELMLEKGVLYLETAGKNKGCYVMRRAGNEPGAPHLDSEMWDSTNPTTSDSSLPDEDAKVIVRSNGTVTYVGKDIAYHLWKFGLLPGKDFGYTKFREYPDRCCWISTTHGETPHPTFGKADHIYNVIDSRQNDPQNNVIAALRGMGYTEAADNYTHFSYEMVALTPRCAVELGYTISEEDQKKPFIEVSGRKGFGVKADDLLDRLIAAAKSEVDTRHPEIEPAERLTIATQIAVGALRYFMLRFTRNTVIAFDFKDALSFEGETGPYVQYAIVRAANIFRKANTTEAASLAAIATLDLSNILDTEEGSSLWETWLLASKLTLLTEQCIATAEPAYLAKYAFQLAQQFNNFYHRHHVLNETNPTRKALLLATAAVAQREMIRALDYLGIEAPPVM, encoded by the coding sequence ATGTATCGCACAATTCAGCAGTCCCTGTTGGCCCGCATCCAGGCCATCCTCCTCGCAAAATACGACGTCACCCTCACGAACCTCGTCGTCGAGCAGCCCCCTAGCATCGCCCTCGGCGAACTAGCCCTGCCCGTAGCCTTCGAGCTGGCCAAGCGTCTCCGCAAAGCCCCCCGCGCCATCGCCACCGAGCTAGCCGCCGAACTCACCGCCGCCCTCCCCACGCTGGAAGGCGTCGCCAGCGTCGAAGTAGCCGGCGCAGGCTACCTCAACATCCACCTCGACCGCGCCGCCGCCGTCCGCCGCATCGCCGCCGACCAGCACGCAGACATCGGCGGCCCAGGCTTCCGCCTCGTCGAACACACCAGCATCAACCCCAACAAAGCCGCCCACATCGGCCACCTCCGCAATGCCATTCTCGGCGACACCTTCCAGCGTCTCCTCCGCCCCGACACCTTCAAGACCGGCTACGAAGTCGGCGTTCAAAACTACATCGACAACACCGGCGTCCAGGTCGCAGACGTAGTCGTAGGCCTCGTCTACCTCGAAGGCAAAACCCTCACCAGCACCCGCGAACTCCTCACCGAGCTCCTCGAGACCAATCAGCGCATCGACTTCTACTGTTGGGACCTCTACGCCCGCGTCTCCCAGTGGTACACCGCCGATCCCGAACATATCGACGCGCGCAAACAGATTCGTCTCGACACCCTCCACGCCCTCGAAATCGGCAACAACGACACAGCAGACATAGCCGACCTTATCTCCACCGCCATCCTTCGCCGCCACCTCGAAACCATGCAGCGCCTCAACATCGAGTACGACTTCCTCCCGCGCGAAAGCGAGATCCTCTCCCTGCACTTCTGGGACGCGGCCCGCGAACTCATGCTCGAAAAAGGTGTCCTCTACCTCGAAACCGCCGGCAAAAATAAAGGCTGCTACGTCATGCGCCGCGCCGGCAATGAACCGGGTGCCCCACATCTCGACTCTGAGATGTGGGATTCCACAAATCCCACCACCTCCGACTCCAGCCTCCCCGACGAAGACGCGAAGGTCATCGTCCGCTCCAACGGCACCGTCACCTACGTCGGCAAAGACATCGCCTACCACCTCTGGAAGTTCGGCCTCCTGCCCGGCAAGGACTTCGGCTACACAAAATTTCGGGAGTACCCAGACCGCTGTTGCTGGATCTCCACCACTCACGGCGAAACCCCGCACCCCACCTTCGGCAAAGCCGACCACATCTACAACGTCATCGACTCCCGCCAGAACGACCCGCAGAATAACGTCATCGCAGCACTCCGCGGCATGGGCTACACCGAAGCCGCCGACAACTACACCCACTTCAGCTACGAGATGGTCGCTCTCACCCCCCGCTGCGCCGTCGAACTCGGCTACACCATCAGCGAAGAAGATCAGAAGAAGCCTTTCATCGAAGTCAGCGGCCGCAAGGGCTTCGGCGTCAAAGCCGACGACCTCCTAGACCGTCTCATCGCCGCCGCAAAGTCCGAAGTAGACACCCGCCATCCCGAGATCGAACCGGCCGAACGCCTCACCATCGCCACGCAGATCGCAGTCGGCGCTCTCCGCTACTTCATGCTCCGCTTCACCCGCAACACCGTCATCGCTTTTGACTTCAAAGACGCCCTCAGCTTCGAAGGCGAGACCGGCCCCTACGTCCAGTACGCTATCGTCCGCGCCGCCAATATCTTCCGCAAAGCCAACACCACCGAAGCCGCGTCCCTGGCCGCCATCGCCACGCTCGACCTCTCCAACATCCTCGACACCGAAGAGGGAAGCAGCCTCTGGGAGACCTGGCTCCTCGCCTCCAAACTCACGCTGTTGACCGAGCAGTGCATCGCCACCGCCGAGCCCGCCTACCTAGCCAAGTACGCCTTCCAACTGGCCCAGCAGTTCAACAACTTCTACCACCGCCACCACGTCCTCAACGAAACCAACCCCACCCGCAAAGCCCTCCTCCTCGCCACCGCCGCCGTAGCCCAACGCGAGATGATCCGCGCCCTCGACTACCTCGGCATCGAAGCCCCACCCGTTATGTAA
- a CDS encoding leucyl aminopeptidase produces MDTKLLFQDAAGFQTPMLAVFAVDIAVGKDAEPLVALLTTSDAVADAAAKVLASGEFKATVGETLLLHAPNGLKAERLLVVGLGKAKSLSVDEVRKGAGTAVRAAKPLGVRELAIAFPEDHALDDEHLETLPCTLLSRVLVEGAELAEMDWDTYRSERKDRSVRLLSVVAKEAEKSTRAEIQEGFDAGVIVAAAQNFTRTLVNEPGNVLTPTELGRRAAAMCAEVGLRCEVHSTAKLLELKMGAFAAVAQGSEQPPALIVMTYEPKLGKGEAAAKDAPVLGLVGKGITFDTGGISIKPGDGMEKMKYDMAGAAAMIGAMRAIAQLKPKVKVIGVVCSAENMPDGKAYRPGDVVTAMSGKTIEVINTDAEGRLVLADGLHYAKTLGCTHLIDAATLTGACVVALGIVNVGLFSNDEATWQKFVDATKISGEKFWRLPCTDDYKDQIKSHIADMRNTGANRWGGAISAAMFLKEFVGETPWVHLDIAGCAWHDENKPWIANGPSGVAVRSILEWVRGYEA; encoded by the coding sequence ATGGACACAAAGCTACTCTTTCAGGATGCTGCCGGATTTCAAACGCCGATGCTGGCTGTATTTGCGGTGGATATTGCGGTCGGCAAAGATGCGGAGCCCTTGGTGGCTTTGTTGACGACGTCTGATGCGGTGGCAGATGCGGCGGCGAAGGTTCTGGCTTCGGGCGAGTTCAAGGCGACGGTGGGTGAGACGTTGTTGCTGCATGCTCCAAATGGGTTGAAGGCGGAGCGGCTGCTGGTGGTGGGGCTGGGAAAGGCGAAGAGCCTGTCGGTGGATGAGGTTCGGAAGGGCGCGGGGACTGCTGTGCGTGCGGCTAAGCCGCTGGGAGTGCGGGAGCTGGCGATTGCGTTTCCTGAGGACCATGCTCTGGACGACGAGCATCTGGAGACGCTGCCCTGTACTCTGCTTTCGCGCGTGCTGGTAGAGGGTGCGGAGCTGGCGGAGATGGATTGGGATACTTACCGGAGCGAACGGAAAGACCGTTCGGTGCGGTTGCTCTCGGTGGTCGCGAAGGAGGCGGAGAAGTCGACCCGGGCAGAGATTCAGGAGGGTTTTGATGCGGGAGTGATTGTGGCAGCGGCGCAGAACTTTACACGGACTCTGGTGAATGAGCCGGGCAATGTGTTGACGCCGACGGAGCTGGGAAGGCGCGCCGCGGCGATGTGCGCGGAGGTGGGGCTACGGTGCGAGGTGCATTCGACGGCGAAGCTGCTGGAGTTGAAGATGGGCGCCTTTGCCGCGGTGGCGCAGGGTTCGGAGCAGCCTCCGGCGCTGATTGTGATGACGTATGAGCCGAAGCTCGGGAAGGGTGAGGCGGCGGCAAAAGATGCTCCGGTGCTGGGGCTGGTGGGGAAAGGGATTACGTTCGATACGGGCGGGATCTCGATCAAGCCGGGCGATGGCATGGAGAAGATGAAGTACGACATGGCAGGCGCGGCGGCGATGATCGGCGCGATGCGAGCGATTGCTCAGCTGAAGCCGAAGGTGAAGGTGATTGGGGTGGTGTGCTCGGCGGAGAATATGCCGGATGGGAAGGCTTATCGGCCGGGCGATGTGGTGACGGCGATGTCGGGTAAGACGATTGAGGTGATTAACACCGACGCTGAGGGCCGGCTGGTGCTGGCGGATGGTTTGCACTATGCGAAGACACTGGGTTGCACGCATCTGATCGATGCGGCGACGCTGACTGGCGCTTGTGTGGTGGCGTTGGGAATTGTGAATGTGGGACTGTTCTCGAACGATGAGGCGACGTGGCAGAAGTTTGTGGATGCTACGAAGATCTCGGGGGAGAAGTTCTGGCGGCTTCCCTGCACCGACGATTACAAGGACCAGATCAAGAGTCATATCGCGGATATGAGGAATACAGGCGCGAATCGTTGGGGCGGGGCGATCTCGGCTGCGATGTTTTTGAAGGAGTTTGTAGGGGAGACGCCGTGGGTGCATCTGGATATTGCTGGGTGTGCGTGGCACGATGAGAATAAGCCTTGGATTGCGAATGGGCCTAGTGGGGTGGCGGTACGGTCGATTCTGGAGTGGGTAAGAGGGTACGAGGCTTGA
- a CDS encoding lysylphosphatidylglycerol synthase transmembrane domain-containing protein codes for MSAANSRNLLKTIPGLLISAFFLWYTFHNIPLYEFRALRAAHPVWILGVLGFTAASYSLRCVRWSQMMPRNGRSLHAHFAVCARVLMTSLAANNILPLRIGDIMRIFTYSDDLGTAPSVILSTVILEKLLDIFVLVLLFVSTVGSIATPRLRLIANISLAVSAIGLLILLVAARSLQAPVQRLFARLPAGPLLKKVEHWITLALDATGRLGVAGSLLLLFQTVVIWTCEGMIFLSAIRLLGLSVDGIAAWLAVSFANLSYLIPSSPGAIGPFELAVKTSLVNHGASMSQSAVFGLAIHVWMLLSVTGAGGIIFLTHRIRIHNHKPLLEEIEDLPVELP; via the coding sequence ATGAGCGCCGCCAACAGCCGCAACCTGCTGAAGACCATCCCCGGCCTGCTCATCAGCGCCTTCTTCCTCTGGTATACGTTCCATAACATTCCGCTCTACGAGTTCCGCGCCCTCCGCGCCGCGCACCCGGTGTGGATCCTTGGAGTCCTCGGCTTCACCGCCGCCAGCTACTCTCTGCGCTGCGTTCGCTGGAGCCAGATGATGCCCCGCAACGGTCGCTCGCTCCATGCTCACTTTGCCGTCTGCGCCCGCGTCCTCATGACCTCGCTCGCCGCCAACAACATCCTTCCCCTGCGCATCGGCGACATCATGCGCATCTTCACCTACTCCGACGATCTCGGCACCGCGCCCTCCGTCATCCTTAGCACCGTCATCCTCGAAAAGCTCCTTGACATCTTCGTCCTCGTCCTCCTCTTTGTCTCGACCGTAGGCAGCATCGCCACGCCGCGTCTTCGTCTCATCGCCAATATCTCGCTCGCCGTCTCCGCCATCGGCCTGCTGATCCTCCTCGTAGCTGCGCGCAGCCTGCAAGCACCCGTGCAACGACTCTTCGCCCGTCTCCCCGCTGGTCCGCTGCTGAAAAAAGTCGAACACTGGATCACCCTCGCTCTCGACGCAACCGGCAGGCTCGGTGTTGCCGGCTCTCTCCTCCTGCTATTTCAGACGGTCGTCATCTGGACCTGCGAAGGCATGATCTTTCTCTCCGCCATCCGTCTCCTCGGCTTGTCGGTTGACGGCATTGCCGCCTGGCTCGCCGTCTCCTTCGCAAACCTCTCCTACCTGATTCCCAGCTCCCCCGGAGCCATCGGTCCCTTCGAGCTCGCCGTCAAAACCTCTCTCGTCAATCACGGCGCATCCATGTCGCAATCCGCTGTCTTCGGCCTCGCGATCCACGTCTGGATGCTCCTCTCCGTTACCGGCGCTGGCGGCATCATCTTCCTCACCCATCGCATCCGCATCCACAACCACAAGCCACTGCTCGAAGAGATCGAAGACTTGCCCGTCGAGCTGCCGTAG
- a CDS encoding DUF3857 domain-containing protein, translating into MNHISSRTLCLTLLSALALLATPFAHAQWTVPTPEELSMTSQPEVPGAAAVYLFREETTEDNLHMFSTYVRLKVLTERGKEHANVELGYEHSSEGGSTVIDDIQGRTIHPDGTIIPFTGKPYEKLVEKTQGLRFMAKVFTLPDVEVGSIIEYRYKLRLGDNWFRAPQWYIQSSLYTRKARYSWKPTNKQLISNEEGGQLTNTISWTKILPTGTELKQTQLPARAFDEGQYIFELNAHDIPPAPEEDYMPPISSFTYRVLFYYSPYRTGDEYWKNEGKHWAKLRDKFIGPGPGVTAAVHDLVLPADSQDQKLRKIYAAVMKLENTSFTREHSSTEEKSQGLKELRTTDDIWTRKRGNNDQITALFVAMARAAGMKAYLAVVTSRDRSLFFRAYLSMSQLDDDIAIVNVDGKDQFFDPGSRYCPYQHLEWKHSQTSGLRQIDGGAGPVETPGETYLYSKTTRIADLTMDEHGEVSGTLKMTYMGSPALHWRQRALTGDDESLKRELRTNVERLMPAGADIKVTSIDKLEDYEQPLVVNLSFKGSLGSATGKRLFIPADIFEANSKPAFPHEKREIPVYFPYSRTNQDAVRIKFPPSFKVESLPVSDKMGFEKFALYSLNSESSPNSFTIRRDYFLAEIYFKPDEYAGLRSFYSKFENKDQETVVLTTAPSAPKATPAGN; encoded by the coding sequence ATGAACCACATCTCAAGCCGTACCCTCTGCCTCACTCTTCTCTCTGCCTTGGCTCTCCTCGCCACACCCTTCGCCCACGCGCAGTGGACCGTTCCCACCCCCGAAGAGCTCTCTATGACCTCGCAGCCCGAGGTTCCCGGAGCCGCCGCCGTCTACCTCTTCCGCGAAGAGACCACCGAAGACAACCTGCACATGTTCAGCACCTACGTCCGGCTCAAGGTCCTCACCGAGCGCGGCAAGGAGCACGCCAACGTCGAACTTGGCTACGAGCACTCAAGCGAAGGCGGCTCTACGGTCATCGACGACATCCAGGGCAGAACCATTCACCCCGACGGCACCATCATCCCCTTCACCGGCAAACCCTACGAAAAACTGGTAGAAAAAACTCAGGGCCTCCGATTCATGGCCAAGGTCTTTACCTTGCCCGACGTCGAAGTCGGCAGCATCATTGAATATCGCTACAAGTTGCGCCTCGGCGACAATTGGTTTCGTGCACCCCAGTGGTACATCCAGTCCAGCCTCTACACTCGCAAGGCCCGCTACTCCTGGAAGCCAACCAATAAACAGCTCATTTCGAATGAAGAAGGCGGCCAGCTCACTAACACCATCTCCTGGACCAAAATCCTTCCGACTGGCACCGAATTAAAACAAACCCAGCTTCCCGCCAGAGCCTTCGACGAAGGCCAGTACATCTTCGAGCTCAACGCGCATGATATTCCTCCCGCCCCTGAAGAGGACTACATGCCGCCCATCTCCAGCTTTACCTATCGCGTTCTCTTCTACTACTCCCCCTATCGCACCGGCGACGAGTATTGGAAGAACGAAGGCAAGCACTGGGCCAAGCTTCGCGACAAGTTCATTGGGCCCGGACCCGGCGTCACCGCGGCCGTGCACGACCTCGTCCTCCCGGCGGACTCGCAGGATCAGAAGCTCCGCAAGATCTACGCCGCCGTAATGAAGCTCGAAAACACCAGCTTCACCCGCGAACACTCCAGCACCGAAGAGAAGTCTCAGGGTCTCAAAGAGCTTCGCACCACCGACGACATCTGGACTCGCAAGCGTGGTAACAACGATCAGATCACCGCACTCTTCGTCGCAATGGCGCGTGCCGCCGGCATGAAAGCCTATCTCGCCGTAGTCACCAGCCGCGACCGCAGTCTCTTCTTTCGCGCATACCTCAGCATGTCGCAGCTCGACGACGACATCGCAATCGTCAACGTTGACGGCAAGGACCAGTTCTTCGACCCAGGCTCTCGCTACTGTCCCTACCAGCACCTCGAGTGGAAGCACAGCCAGACCAGTGGTCTCCGCCAGATCGACGGAGGCGCAGGTCCAGTAGAGACTCCGGGTGAAACCTATCTCTATTCGAAGACCACGCGAATCGCCGACCTGACCATGGACGAACACGGCGAAGTCAGCGGCACTCTAAAGATGACTTACATGGGATCTCCGGCTCTTCATTGGCGGCAGCGCGCCCTCACCGGCGACGACGAAAGCCTCAAACGAGAACTTCGCACCAACGTCGAACGCCTCATGCCTGCCGGAGCCGACATCAAAGTCACCTCCATCGATAAGCTCGAAGACTACGAGCAACCCCTCGTCGTCAACCTCTCCTTCAAAGGAAGTCTTGGCTCCGCCACGGGCAAACGCCTGTTCATTCCCGCCGACATCTTCGAAGCGAACTCGAAACCTGCGTTTCCCCACGAAAAACGAGAGATCCCAGTCTATTTCCCATACTCTCGCACCAATCAAGATGCAGTTCGCATCAAGTTCCCACCGTCCTTCAAAGTAGAATCGCTCCCTGTCAGCGACAAGATGGGCTTCGAGAAGTTTGCCCTGTACTCCCTGAATTCAGAGTCCAGCCCCAATAGCTTCACCATCCGTAGGGACTACTTTCTCGCAGAGATCTACTTCAAGCCTGACGAGTACGCCGGCCTTCGGAGCTTCTACTCCAAATTCGAGAACAAAGACCAGGAGACAGTCGTCCTCACCACCGCACCGTCCGCGCCTAAAGCAACCCCGGCAGGGAACTGA
- a CDS encoding DUF3857 domain-containing transglutaminase family protein translates to MTRRTNPRAEQLRKLLLQISALSLLPFSAIPALASRPDSVPDWVRAAAQQKIPAYSPQTNAVVLLEDTTYTVAPDGSATEHVRSVVKILRPQGRDEGRIAVPFDKDTKILSMHVWSIGPDGHEYALKDNEQVEFGYPGQGNLFMDLKIRAAEAPGRDPGGVVAYEYEQRTHPYLTEKTWLFQSELPRLNQSFTLELPPGFTHGTVWAHSRELPPIDLEHQRWRWEMKDVPPIDLDQVELRPSEYSLEGRMTVHYTGPTIPAPTEGTWQSIGEWYQTLSKDRLVATPEIAAKAKELAGNKTDFYDKTEAIAEFVQKQVRYFVIEMGIGGYQPHYAADIFRNRYGDCKDKATLLVSMLSTVGVHGALVMVDHRRGVVDPNAPSIFGDHMIAGIEVPKGYNSPKLRSVVTAKSGRRYLIFDPTWDKTAFGQLEHNLQGGYGVLMEGPDSQIIQFPVLSPDLNTIRRTAIFQLQPDGSLKGTVTEKRFGDLSEHRRDLYTSGDAKEQTQFLDRLLGQDFTTFTVSDFKVQNAEALNKDLTTSYSLTADRFGKPMGPLLMIRPRVLGSEHLYADRKERHNIPINLSETMQEQDDYTIELPLGYAVDEIPDPVKLDLGFASYESSSVVKDHTLRYTRTYTVREVTLPADRYPDVQKLSSVIAADEQNKAVLKKQ, encoded by the coding sequence ATGACACGACGAACGAACCCGCGAGCAGAGCAATTGCGCAAACTCCTTCTCCAAATCTCAGCTTTGAGCCTCCTCCCATTCAGCGCGATCCCAGCGCTAGCCTCACGGCCGGACAGCGTCCCCGACTGGGTTCGCGCCGCCGCACAGCAAAAGATTCCTGCCTATTCCCCCCAAACCAACGCAGTCGTTCTCCTCGAAGACACCACCTACACCGTCGCACCCGACGGCAGCGCCACCGAGCACGTCCGCAGCGTCGTCAAAATCCTTCGCCCCCAGGGTCGCGACGAAGGCAGAATCGCCGTCCCCTTCGACAAAGACACCAAAATTCTCTCCATGCACGTTTGGAGCATCGGCCCCGACGGCCACGAGTATGCGCTCAAAGACAACGAGCAGGTAGAGTTTGGCTATCCCGGCCAGGGCAACCTCTTCATGGACCTCAAGATCCGGGCCGCAGAGGCACCCGGACGCGACCCCGGCGGCGTCGTCGCCTACGAGTACGAGCAGCGTACTCATCCCTACCTCACCGAGAAGACCTGGCTCTTCCAAAGCGAACTCCCTCGCCTCAACCAGAGCTTCACTCTCGAGCTCCCACCCGGATTCACTCACGGTACCGTCTGGGCGCATAGCAGGGAACTCCCTCCAATCGACCTCGAACATCAGCGCTGGCGCTGGGAGATGAAGGACGTCCCGCCCATCGACCTCGATCAGGTTGAGCTCCGCCCGTCGGAGTACTCCCTCGAGGGCCGCATGACCGTCCACTACACTGGCCCAACCATCCCAGCCCCAACCGAAGGCACCTGGCAAAGCATCGGCGAGTGGTACCAGACTCTCTCCAAAGATCGCCTCGTAGCCACACCCGAGATCGCCGCCAAAGCCAAAGAACTTGCCGGCAACAAGACCGACTTCTACGACAAGACCGAGGCCATCGCCGAGTTCGTTCAAAAACAGGTTCGCTACTTCGTCATCGAGATGGGCATCGGCGGCTACCAGCCCCACTACGCCGCCGACATCTTCCGCAACCGCTACGGCGACTGCAAAGATAAAGCCACCCTGCTCGTCTCCATGCTCTCTACCGTGGGCGTCCACGGTGCTCTCGTCATGGTCGACCACCGTCGCGGTGTCGTCGACCCAAATGCACCCTCGATCTTCGGCGACCACATGATCGCCGGCATCGAAGTACCCAAGGGCTACAACTCGCCAAAACTCCGCAGCGTCGTGACCGCAAAGTCAGGTCGCCGCTATCTCATCTTCGATCCCACCTGGGACAAGACCGCCTTCGGACAACTCGAGCACAACCTCCAGGGTGGCTACGGCGTCCTGATGGAAGGTCCTGACAGCCAGATCATCCAGTTTCCCGTCCTCTCTCCCGACCTAAACACCATCCGCCGCACCGCTATCTTCCAGCTGCAACCCGACGGTTCACTCAAGGGCACCGTCACTGAGAAGCGCTTCGGCGACCTCTCCGAACACCGTCGCGACCTCTATACCAGCGGCGACGCCAAAGAGCAGACCCAATTTCTCGACCGCCTCCTCGGCCAGGACTTCACCACCTTCACCGTCTCCGACTTCAAAGTACAGAACGCCGAGGCTCTCAACAAAGACCTCACGACCTCCTACTCTCTCACCGCCGATCGCTTCGGAAAGCCCATGGGCCCTCTGCTCATGATCCGTCCCCGCGTCCTCGGCAGCGAGCATCTCTACGCCGACCGCAAAGAGCGCCACAACATCCCGATCAACCTAAGTGAAACCATGCAGGAGCAGGACGACTACACCATCGAGCTGCCCCTTGGCTATGCGGTCGACGAGATTCCCGATCCCGTCAAGCTCGACCTCGGCTTCGCCTCCTACGAAAGCTCCAGCGTAGTCAAAGATCACACCCTCCGCTACACCCGCACCTACACCGTCCGCGAAGTCACTCTTCCCGCCGACAGATATCCCGACGTTCAAAAGCTCTCCAGCGTCATAGCAGCCGACGAACAGAACAAAGCCGTCCTCAAAAAGCAGTAA